The proteins below come from a single Deltaproteobacteria bacterium genomic window:
- a CDS encoding VCBS repeat-containing protein translates to MRLAVRFTAALTLLLAGSAHGQQLSNYGRCEIAASGQLTGIVSDDFNRDGSEDIAAIDNSGSRVLVFLGNRNIFAVGNCNAAVQSSAVALASGAAPVGIAVGDFDGNAILDLAVAESAGVVVLTNDGMGNFTAGSPIAAGAVPKGLAVADIDGDGTQDIAVADGFGGSVQLLFGRASGGFDSLVTVNADGPIDTVAIDDMNRDGRMDLVALDSTGNRVVILLQSEVPRQFSIDQQVAVPQAPKGIGVGNFNQDGFPDFAVASAGGSPSLAVFLRQIDGRYNKVEDEHAPTRSLAAIAVGDLNRDGRLDVAASGGAVASLFAGLGTGKLAAPADYAVGAGSSALALADVDGDGRLDILSANTAGTITVLLSSNPPATPTNTATPTNPLPSPTATPNRDCCVRHDESPGCENATCEQCVAGIDPDGFCRNNGWDLGCVQIAMSAACAASCNCPGPTETATITPTPTITVTATPSLTDTPTVTPTATFTGTPATPTFTSRPTFTVTGTLPPTMTPTNTPTPSFTGTATDTPRRTNTPTLTFTPTETPAGGFALSGSGCTVSGGALSPADALWCFALPLFLALRRRR, encoded by the coding sequence GTGAGACTGGCGGTCCGGTTCACCGCTGCGCTCACGTTGCTGCTGGCGGGAAGCGCGCACGGACAGCAACTGAGTAACTACGGGCGGTGCGAGATTGCGGCTTCTGGCCAGTTGACCGGAATCGTCAGCGACGACTTCAACCGCGATGGCAGCGAGGATATCGCGGCGATCGACAATAGCGGCAGTCGGGTCTTGGTGTTTCTCGGCAACCGTAACATCTTCGCTGTCGGCAACTGCAACGCCGCGGTGCAATCGTCCGCCGTCGCGCTTGCGTCCGGCGCGGCCCCGGTCGGCATCGCCGTCGGAGACTTCGACGGCAACGCTATCCTTGATCTCGCGGTGGCCGAGTCGGCTGGCGTGGTCGTGCTCACCAACGACGGAATGGGGAACTTTACCGCCGGCAGCCCGATCGCCGCCGGCGCAGTGCCGAAGGGATTGGCAGTGGCGGACATCGATGGCGATGGCACGCAGGACATCGCCGTCGCCGACGGCTTCGGCGGCAGCGTGCAACTGCTGTTCGGACGCGCCAGTGGCGGCTTCGACTCGCTGGTCACCGTCAACGCGGACGGGCCGATCGATACGGTAGCGATCGACGACATGAATCGAGATGGCCGAATGGATCTGGTCGCGCTCGACAGTACCGGAAACCGCGTGGTGATCCTGCTTCAGAGCGAAGTGCCGCGTCAGTTCAGCATCGACCAGCAAGTCGCGGTGCCGCAAGCGCCGAAGGGAATTGGTGTCGGCAACTTCAATCAAGACGGCTTCCCAGATTTTGCCGTGGCCAGTGCGGGGGGCAGTCCGTCGCTGGCGGTGTTCCTTCGCCAGATCGATGGCAGGTACAACAAAGTGGAGGACGAGCACGCACCGACACGGTCGTTGGCGGCGATCGCCGTCGGCGACCTAAACCGCGACGGCCGGCTTGATGTCGCGGCGTCTGGCGGTGCGGTGGCCAGTCTGTTTGCTGGACTGGGTACGGGGAAGCTCGCCGCGCCCGCTGATTACGCGGTCGGTGCCGGTAGCAGCGCGCTGGCTCTCGCCGATGTGGATGGCGATGGCCGGCTCGACATTTTGTCGGCGAACACCGCGGGCACCATCACTGTGCTGCTGAGCAGCAACCCGCCCGCGACGCCGACCAACACGGCGACGCCCACGAACCCACTGCCATCGCCGACCGCAACCCCGAATCGCGATTGCTGCGTGCGGCACGACGAGTCACCGGGGTGTGAGAACGCCACGTGCGAGCAATGCGTCGCCGGCATCGACCCCGATGGCTTTTGCCGCAACAACGGCTGGGATCTTGGCTGCGTGCAGATCGCGATGAGCGCCGCTTGTGCGGCGTCCTGCAACTGTCCCGGGCCAACAGAGACGGCGACGATAACGCCGACCCCGACGATCACTGTGACCGCAACGCCATCGCTGACCGACACGCCGACAGTGACGCCGACGGCCACGTTTACCGGCACGCCGGCGACCCCGACGTTCACCTCACGGCCGACGTTTACGGTGACCGGGACATTGCCGCCGACTATGACGCCGACGAACACGCCGACCCCGAGTTTCACGGGAACAGCGACTGACACGCCTAGGCGTACGAACACGCCGACGCTGACCTTCACGCCTACGGAGACGCCGGCGGGCGGCTTTGCCTTGAGCGGCTCGGGCTGTACCGTCTCCGGCGGCGCGCTTTCACCTGCCGATGCGCTGTGGTGCTTCGCGTTGCCGCTGTTCCTGGCGCTGCGGCGGCGACGGTAG